Proteins encoded in a region of the Teredinibacter purpureus genome:
- a CDS encoding CC0125/CC1285 family lipoprotein, which yields MKNLYFTIFVLCLSGCATAYGKYGFSGGYKDKQLDDGSIEVSYQGNGTTSPETVELYWEKRAAELCPSGYDIVSKENGGHSSYYPVQVFHPLTEGVIKCLGDG from the coding sequence ATGAAAAACTTATATTTCACAATTTTTGTTTTATGTTTGTCTGGATGCGCAACTGCATATGGTAAATATGGTTTCTCAGGTGGCTATAAAGATAAGCAGTTAGATGATGGGTCTATTGAAGTTTCGTATCAGGGAAACGGTACTACTTCTCCAGAAACAGTCGAGCTATATTGGGAAAAACGAGCCGCAGAATTATGCCCAAGTGGATATGATATCGTTTCAAAAGAAAATGGTGGTCACAGTAGTTATTACCCAGTGCAAGTATTTCACCCCTTAACTGAGGGTGTTATTAAGTGCCTTGGTGATGGTTAA
- a CDS encoding transposase, giving the protein MGLTKKKHYESYTLAFKVKAVRESKKRGVRAVDVAKALGIHPVMLYRWRQEYKEGRLSENKHMQIKAPPPKKSREDSDALKRAETRIKELEKRLASKEEEVVILKKAKRFFSDQRRKDTRS; this is encoded by the coding sequence ATGGGTTTAACAAAGAAGAAACATTACGAAAGCTACACGTTGGCTTTTAAAGTCAAGGCGGTGAGAGAGAGTAAGAAGCGTGGCGTTAGGGCGGTCGATGTTGCTAAGGCGCTTGGGATTCATCCCGTCATGCTTTACCGTTGGCGCCAAGAATATAAAGAAGGCCGTCTATCCGAGAATAAACACATGCAAATTAAAGCCCCTCCACCCAAAAAGTCTAGAGAAGACAGTGACGCACTTAAGCGCGCAGAAACGCGAATAAAGGAATTGGAAAAACGACTAGCCTCCAAAGAGGAAGAGGTCGTTATTCTAAAAAAGGCAAAACGGTTCTTCTCGGATCAGCGCAGGAAAGATACGCGTTCATAG